In Panicum virgatum strain AP13 chromosome 4N, P.virgatum_v5, whole genome shotgun sequence, a single window of DNA contains:
- the LOC120670789 gene encoding uncharacterized protein LOC120670789, producing MSMYSVAAELGLGKPAQALASPAPRPAPATGVPTTQSLAEVDQILPEASAEETPGTGADRGDQGGAPAAPEGDDALIDASEISVGEPILWPFSDCHLPIARLVNTDGVEIVAMQQSISEKQGAASAEEILERLPKIYANLNEDSMLLAEKMKLFQDNIKECQTFLTELANQSTVKSQKLKEVEEGLQLMVDKKSQLKEKTQEVDDLWNKHDTIEFERRQEKELLKKEIESLAKDNKALKERNQSLQEKNKSIVKNHKGEVERLTKIMEHADVQLVQCMQQIKNLVAEKDICNKELADLKTAAQAVVDMVDPPEGSVEEGRTLLERLQAAPQKITNSRRPPGSIACFRFSQILLARGELEATWRRYAPRVRRREVCYSY from the exons ATGAGCATGTACAGCGTAGCAGCTGAATTAGGATTGGGTAAGCCTGCACAGGCCCTCGCTTCGCCAGCCCCCAGGCCTGCACCAGCCACAGGAGTACCCACGACGCAGTCTCTAGCTGAAGTAGATCAGATTCTGCCTGAGGCTTCTGCTGAGGAGACTCCTGGAACTGGAGCAGATCGAGGTGACCAAGGAGGGGCACCAGCAGCGCCTGAAGGTGATGATGCTCTGATTGATGCATCAGAGATCTCAGTAGGTGAGCCAATTCTGTGGCCTTTTTCAGATTGCCATCTCCCAATAGCTCGACTCGTTAACACTGATGGAGTAGAAATTGTAGCCATGCAGCAATCAATATCTGAAAAGCAAGGTGCTGCAAGTGCTGAAGAAATTCTGGAGCGTCTGCCAAAGATATATGCAAATCTGAATGAAGACTCTATGCTGCTGGCGGAAAAAATGAAGTTATTTCAAGATAATATAAAGGAATGTCAGACATTTTTAACC GAACTTGCCAACCAGTCAACTGTGAAGTCCCAGAAGCtaaaagaagttgaagaaggGCTCCAGCTGATGGTCGACAAGAAAAGCCAGCTTAAGGAGAAGACCCAAGAGGTCGATGACTTGTGGAACAAACATGACACGATCGAGTTTGAGCGCCGCCAGGAGAAGGAGCTGCTGAAGAAAGAGATAGAGTCCCTGGCAAAGGACAACAAAGCTCTCAAAGAGAGAAATCAGTCTTTGCAAGAGAAAAACAAGTCGATTGTGAAGAATCATAAAG GTGAAGTAGAGAGGCTTACCAAGATCATGGAGCATGCAGATGTGCAGCTGGTGCAGTGCATGCAGCAGATCAAAAACTTGGTAGCTGAAAAAGATATCTGCAACAAGGAACTTGCCGACTTGAAGACTGCTGCACAGGCAGTGGTCGACATGGTGGATCCTCCTGAGGGGAGTGTTGAAGAGGGTAGGACTTTGTTGGAGCGACTGCAGGCAGCTCCACAAAAGATCACCAACTCTCGGAGACCACCAGGCAGTATCGCATGTTTTAGGTTTAGTCAAATCTTATTGGCCAGAGGCGAACTTGAAGCCACTTGGAGAAGGTATGCCCCTCGAGTGCGACGAAGAGAAGTTTGCTACTCTTATTGA